One Abditibacteriota bacterium DNA segment encodes these proteins:
- the thiE gene encoding thiamine phosphate synthase: protein MKNAKKEEALRGLYVITDETLRPGRTHAQIAEAALKGGARIIQLRDKNCSDRHFYRAALEIRRLTREYGALFLINDRIHIALAAEADGVNCGQTDLPCPVIRKLLGPDAVIGISCSSAEEAAAAEKDGADYIGFGAIFPTRTKTDYDRETGPALIREVKRRVSIPVAAIAGINRDNIGLVAAAEMACVVSAVVCAEDMTRATAELIAAFEGGR from the coding sequence ATGAAAAACGCGAAAAAAGAGGAGGCCCTGCGGGGGCTCTACGTGATCACCGACGAGACCCTGCGGCCCGGCAGGACCCACGCGCAGATAGCTGAAGCGGCTCTGAAGGGGGGAGCCCGCATCATCCAGCTCAGAGACAAGAACTGCTCCGACAGGCACTTTTACCGGGCGGCCCTGGAGATACGGCGGCTGACCCGGGAATACGGAGCCCTGTTTCTCATCAACGACAGGATACACATAGCCCTGGCGGCGGAGGCGGACGGGGTAAACTGCGGGCAGACCGACCTGCCCTGCCCGGTCATCAGAAAGCTGCTGGGACCGGACGCCGTGATAGGCATTTCCTGCTCCTCCGCGGAGGAAGCCGCGGCAGCCGAAAAGGACGGCGCCGACTATATAGGCTTTGGCGCCATATTCCCCACCCGGACCAAGACCGATTATGACAGAGAGACAGGTCCCGCCCTGATAAGGGAGGTCAAGAGGCGCGTCTCCATCCCCGTGGCCGCCATAGCGGGCATCAACCGGGACAACATAGGCCTGGTGGCGGCAGCCGAAATGGCCTGCGTGGTATCGGCGGTGGTGTGCGCCGAAGATATGACCCGGGCCACGGCGGAGCTGATCGCGGCCTTTGAGGGCGGCAGATAA